A region of Photobacterium sanguinicancri DNA encodes the following proteins:
- a CDS encoding efflux RND transporter periplasmic adaptor subunit, with protein MTVDRQKSRLLIATMLISTLLVGCKGNIFTAKTEAAEGEPPLIANVAVMKAERQAVTLFDELQGRVVAFRTAEIRPQVSGIITERLFKQGEMTANNQALFQINKEPFVIDINEKEASLAQAKVNLEQTQRKYSRLQALDKTSSVSKQAFEEAEFNYKKAAANVMQNAATLEQSKLNFKYATIRAPISGIIEQALVTEGTLVNKGDAQALAIIKQIDKVYIDVRQPASKLPTLRKLVAKGDATNQKGLGVNIMLSNDGADDIMGKIVFSGISVDVNTGDLIVRILADNQQQTLLPGMYVRTEVPRRSLNAFLLPQQAIQRASNGDAYVVVITSTNQAEKRTVTLAGIRDHQYVVSEGIKSGDAVIIEGHENVMQGAQINASQWQSDAQAA; from the coding sequence ATGACTGTAGATAGACAAAAATCGCGCTTGCTGATTGCCACCATGCTGATCAGTACTTTGCTGGTTGGGTGCAAGGGAAATATTTTTACAGCAAAGACAGAAGCCGCCGAAGGAGAGCCGCCTTTAATTGCCAATGTTGCGGTGATGAAAGCAGAGCGACAAGCCGTCACTTTATTTGATGAACTGCAAGGGCGTGTTGTGGCTTTTCGTACAGCGGAAATTCGGCCACAAGTGAGCGGTATTATTACCGAGCGTTTATTTAAACAAGGGGAAATGACAGCCAATAACCAAGCATTATTTCAAATTAATAAAGAACCTTTTGTTATTGATATCAATGAAAAAGAAGCCTCTCTGGCACAGGCTAAAGTAAACCTTGAGCAAACACAGCGAAAATACAGCCGTTTGCAAGCATTGGATAAAACGAGCTCAGTCAGTAAGCAAGCATTTGAAGAAGCAGAATTTAATTATAAAAAAGCGGCTGCCAATGTTATGCAAAATGCAGCGACGTTAGAGCAAAGCAAACTTAACTTTAAGTACGCGACGATTCGCGCACCTATCTCCGGCATTATTGAGCAAGCGCTTGTTACTGAAGGGACGTTAGTCAACAAAGGCGACGCTCAGGCGTTAGCGATCATCAAACAGATCGATAAGGTGTATATCGATGTGCGCCAACCCGCCTCTAAATTGCCGACACTGCGTAAGTTGGTCGCGAAAGGTGATGCGACCAATCAAAAAGGCTTGGGGGTGAACATCATGCTCTCTAACGATGGTGCTGACGATATTATGGGAAAAATTGTTTTCTCTGGTATCAGTGTTGATGTGAATACCGGTGATTTAATCGTTCGTATTCTTGCAGACAACCAGCAGCAAACGCTTCTTCCTGGCATGTATGTACGCACTGAGGTTCCCCGTCGTTCATTAAACGCCTTCTTGCTGCCACAACAAGCGATTCAACGAGCAAGTAATGGTGATGCGTATGTCGTTGTTATTACCTCAACAAATCAAGCAGAGAAACGCACTGTTACCTTAGCGGGTATCAGAGACCATCAGTATGTTGTGTCAGAGGGTATTAAAAGTGGTGATGCTGTGATCATTGAGGGACATGAGAATGTCATGCAGGGCGCACAGATCAATGCTTCTCAGTGGCAGTCAGATGCTCAAGCGGCGTAA
- a CDS encoding DUF3306 domain-containing protein: MASNIFQRWASRKLAVKKENETSNQVDSLTADSLPELQASQLSATTEQSALADHDADCCNEPVDTVEAGGTALPNLDAGDEDKHDALPSLTDVAGVSFDSGAAAFLKEGVERSVKKAALSKLFHSDEFNYISDMDDHTEDFSNIPKLDTSVVKQLRGWINNVAEKVEELAETEATDAHEALSRDELAVVPDDKALSEEDVEASVPTDLAADGESNGLLEAETTDATANCSLNEEITSQLNEVESHKKA; this comes from the coding sequence GTGGCAAGTAATATTTTTCAGCGTTGGGCTAGCCGTAAGCTTGCGGTAAAAAAAGAAAATGAAACGTCTAATCAAGTAGATAGCTTGACTGCGGATTCGTTACCCGAGTTACAAGCTTCTCAGTTATCCGCGACAACAGAACAAAGTGCCTTAGCTGATCATGATGCAGATTGTTGTAATGAACCGGTGGATACCGTTGAAGCTGGTGGTACTGCATTACCCAATCTCGATGCTGGTGATGAAGATAAACATGATGCGCTGCCTTCATTAACCGATGTTGCTGGCGTGAGTTTTGATTCAGGTGCTGCTGCATTTTTGAAAGAAGGCGTTGAGCGTTCGGTAAAGAAAGCTGCACTTAGTAAGCTTTTTCACTCTGATGAATTCAACTATATCAGTGATATGGATGATCATACGGAAGATTTCTCAAATATACCTAAACTTGATACGTCGGTTGTTAAACAGCTACGTGGCTGGATTAACAATGTTGCAGAGAAAGTAGAAGAACTAGCAGAAACAGAGGCGACAGATGCTCATGAGGCATTAAGTCGCGATGAATTGGCTGTTGTACCAGATGATAAAGCGCTAAGTGAAGAAGATGTTGAGGCATCTGTCCCTACTGATCTTGCGGCTGATGGTGAATCGAATGGTTTACTTGAAGCGGAGACAACGGATGCCACAGCAAATTGTTCACTTAATGAAGAAATAACAAGTCAGCTCAACGAAGTCGAGTCTCATAAAAAAGCTTAG
- a CDS encoding 4Fe-4S binding protein — protein MLKSTLEALASNDQNAAARFSAITGTVELANLIPPTVSYESRGNLLIIGEQLTITALAEQFSTLNSVTLLATEKSAQAEKVANLYFSKEVSVKGYLGAFDVRCRVDGTISETNVNLAKVATGRDCFDIVLDMTAEGIVKIEIPAPGYYATAKGAVVADLVEELPAMIGTFDKPKYFRLNPDLCAHSSRGVSGCDRCVDACPAGALTSTGHAIEINPYLCQGVGTCATACPTEAISYALPDPDNTQHFVYRLLDRYQTEGGSAPTILFYGNRDEASVIRTLALFPSTVIPVALEELATVGVDTWFSALAYGAHQVLLATNTDYIPATIDRVLSDELAIAQAFLTELGFEADRITLFDFAQVESFNAYEAALVTDVQARFEGNKRDKLFAALTLLADVSPAKPEHSELPANAPYGSVDCQTDDCTLCMSCVAVCPTRALHAVGERPGLLFIEQDCIQCGMCEKACPEKVISMKPGFNWDAQARTEAQVVHEEEAACCTSCGKAFAPASMVKMLTEKLQGHSQFQGEAIRRLSMCEDCRVRDIFSQMESDPESQLKV, from the coding sequence ATGTTAAAAAGTACACTAGAAGCACTAGCAAGCAATGATCAAAATGCAGCCGCTCGATTCTCTGCCATTACAGGTACGGTTGAATTAGCGAATCTGATCCCTCCTACGGTTTCTTATGAAAGCCGCGGGAACTTATTGATCATTGGTGAGCAGCTAACAATTACCGCACTGGCTGAACAATTTTCTACACTTAATTCAGTAACCCTACTGGCGACTGAAAAGTCTGCACAGGCTGAAAAAGTAGCAAACTTGTATTTCAGTAAAGAGGTATCTGTTAAGGGTTACCTTGGTGCATTTGATGTGAGATGTCGTGTAGACGGTACTATCTCTGAGACAAACGTAAATCTAGCAAAAGTGGCTACTGGCCGTGATTGTTTCGATATTGTTTTAGATATGACGGCTGAAGGCATTGTTAAGATTGAAATTCCTGCGCCGGGTTATTATGCCACGGCAAAAGGTGCTGTTGTTGCAGATTTGGTTGAAGAATTGCCTGCAATGATAGGGACATTTGATAAGCCTAAATACTTTCGTTTGAACCCAGACCTTTGTGCACACTCGTCGCGTGGTGTTAGCGGTTGTGATCGTTGTGTTGATGCTTGTCCTGCTGGAGCATTAACCAGTACTGGTCATGCTATCGAAATTAATCCATACCTTTGCCAAGGTGTTGGTACATGTGCAACAGCATGTCCGACTGAAGCGATTAGTTACGCATTGCCAGATCCTGATAACACTCAACATTTTGTGTATCGCCTTTTAGATCGTTATCAAACAGAAGGGGGCTCAGCGCCTACGATTCTGTTTTACGGTAATCGTGATGAAGCATCTGTTATTCGTACATTAGCTCTGTTCCCGTCAACTGTTATTCCGGTAGCACTTGAAGAGCTTGCAACTGTAGGGGTAGATACTTGGTTTAGTGCATTGGCATACGGTGCGCATCAAGTCCTACTTGCTACGAATACAGATTACATTCCAGCAACGATTGATCGTGTTTTGTCTGATGAACTTGCTATTGCTCAAGCTTTCTTAACCGAACTAGGTTTTGAAGCAGATCGTATTACTTTGTTTGATTTTGCTCAGGTGGAATCATTCAATGCTTACGAGGCTGCACTGGTTACTGATGTACAAGCACGTTTTGAAGGAAATAAGCGCGACAAGTTATTTGCTGCGTTAACGTTACTTGCTGATGTTTCACCTGCAAAACCTGAACATTCTGAATTGCCTGCGAATGCACCTTACGGCTCAGTAGATTGCCAAACAGATGATTGTACTTTGTGTATGAGTTGTGTGGCAGTTTGTCCAACACGTGCATTACATGCTGTAGGTGAACGCCCTGGACTTTTATTCATAGAACAAGATTGTATTCAATGTGGCATGTGTGAAAAGGCGTGTCCTGAGAAAGTCATTTCAATGAAACCTGGTTTTAATTGGGATGCACAAGCTCGTACTGAAGCACAAGTTGTTCATGAAGAAGAAGCTGCCTGTTGTACCAGTTGTGGTAAAGCCTTTGCACCTGCTTCTATGGTGAAAATGTTAACTGAAAAGTTACAAGGTCACTCACAATTTCAAGGTGAAGCAATTCGTCGTTTATCTATGTGTGAAGATTGTCGTGTTCGCGACATTTTCTCTCAAATGGAAAGCGATCCTGAAAGTCAGCTAAAGGTGTAG
- a CDS encoding DUF3305 domain-containing protein, producing the protein MPDLYKNESIWPIGFRLVSEEKQVGRWSTLSWSIEDVELHEEQRAAESHVLPLELFRDERSDYRFNLSSRDPHLFIVCEEENEQLKPVHITAAQSVASSYMDGDYQVLHITTPLPVQAWMEAFIGRHGELIEGGRKKCKNRKGKGRSSGK; encoded by the coding sequence GTGCCTGATCTCTATAAGAATGAATCGATTTGGCCTATTGGCTTTCGATTAGTATCAGAAGAAAAGCAGGTTGGACGCTGGTCAACACTGTCGTGGTCGATAGAAGACGTTGAGCTGCATGAAGAACAACGTGCCGCTGAAAGCCATGTGTTACCACTTGAACTCTTTCGCGATGAACGTTCTGATTATCGCTTTAACTTAAGTTCACGCGATCCGCACTTATTCATTGTTTGTGAAGAAGAAAACGAGCAATTGAAGCCTGTCCATATAACCGCGGCTCAATCAGTCGCCAGTAGTTATATGGATGGGGATTATCAGGTACTTCATATCACGACGCCGTTACCGGTTCAGGCATGGATGGAAGCATTTATAGGTCGACATGGTGAGTTGATCGAAGGCGGCCGTAAGAAGTGTAAGAACAGAAAAGGTAAAGGTCGTTCAAGTGGCAAGTAA
- the fdhD gene encoding formate dehydrogenase accessory sulfurtransferase FdhD: MNPLPKIIKTNASVKQTMTVDIMDEYGDMMTKEIACEHPLTVYLNWVEVVTLMTLGERPSALVLGYLKNQGLIADLESIESVIIDWDTNSAAVITKEDTGNLAKKLEKKTVTSGCGQGTMFGNVMKKLEGVTLPQPQLPQSQLYGLLESLTHHNETYKAAGAVHGCAVCKGTEIVSFVEDVGRHNAVDTLAGELWLAGQTGEDKIFYTTGRLTSEMVIKVAQMGIPILLSRSGATQMGYELAQKLGITMIARAKGHRFQVYNGMQNLILDIKGNLDEQAKSFKLKDSKRDSDKGNDKNGDNQ; this comes from the coding sequence ATGAATCCACTGCCAAAAATTATTAAAACCAACGCCTCAGTGAAGCAAACCATGACTGTCGATATCATGGACGAATACGGCGATATGATGACCAAAGAAATCGCCTGTGAGCACCCATTAACGGTTTACCTTAATTGGGTTGAAGTCGTGACTTTGATGACATTAGGTGAACGCCCATCCGCGCTTGTGCTCGGTTATCTTAAAAACCAAGGTCTCATTGCAGATTTAGAGAGTATCGAATCCGTTATTATCGATTGGGACACCAACTCAGCGGCGGTAATTACTAAAGAAGACACAGGCAACTTAGCGAAAAAGCTAGAGAAGAAAACAGTCACCTCTGGCTGTGGTCAAGGCACCATGTTCGGTAACGTTATGAAGAAGTTGGAAGGTGTTACCCTCCCCCAGCCTCAACTTCCCCAATCTCAGCTATATGGTTTGCTTGAATCGCTTACTCATCATAATGAAACCTATAAAGCCGCAGGTGCCGTTCATGGCTGCGCCGTTTGTAAAGGGACCGAAATTGTCTCTTTTGTCGAAGATGTAGGTCGTCACAATGCGGTTGATACCTTAGCGGGTGAGCTATGGCTTGCAGGCCAGACGGGCGAAGATAAAATCTTCTATACCACAGGCCGCCTGACGTCAGAGATGGTAATAAAAGTGGCGCAAATGGGGATCCCTATTTTGCTTTCACGCTCTGGGGCAACACAGATGGGCTATGAGCTTGCCCAAAAGCTTGGTATCACTATGATTGCCCGTGCCAAAGGCCATCGCTTCCAAGTGTATAACGGCATGCAGAATCTGATTCTAGATATTAAAGGCAATCTCGACGAACAAGCCAAAAGCTTTAAGTTAAAAGATTCTAAACGTGATAGCGATAAAGGGAATGATAAGAACGGTGATAACCAATGA
- a CDS encoding response regulator transcription factor: protein MTRVLLIEDDRDLAETLLQLMEFENIVPDYASNGAAGLNLAQTNRYDVLIIDIGLPKMDGLTLCKHLRQEGCQTPILFLTARSSIDDKLEGFASGGDDYLPKPFDNRELLARIMVLSGRRSNQSPVIKVDDLELDNNAHQVMRGDHTIKLTPASFTILEVLMRASPNVVSREDLESALWGDDAPNSNTLKAHIYYLRKSLEQAPGIKLLHTVAGKGWVVKTEQ from the coding sequence ATGACTCGAGTTCTATTAATCGAAGATGACCGTGATTTAGCTGAGACACTGCTTCAGCTTATGGAATTTGAAAACATAGTGCCAGACTATGCGAGTAACGGTGCCGCAGGGTTAAACCTTGCACAGACCAATCGCTATGATGTGCTGATTATCGATATTGGTTTACCTAAAATGGATGGACTAACCTTGTGTAAACACCTTCGCCAAGAAGGCTGCCAAACGCCAATTTTATTTTTAACGGCCCGAAGCAGTATTGACGACAAGCTAGAAGGCTTTGCTTCGGGTGGCGATGACTATTTACCCAAACCCTTCGATAACCGCGAATTATTGGCGCGAATCATGGTGTTGTCTGGCCGTCGAAGTAATCAAAGCCCTGTCATTAAAGTGGATGATTTGGAGCTGGATAATAATGCGCATCAAGTGATGAGAGGCGATCACACCATCAAGTTAACGCCTGCGTCCTTTACTATTCTTGAAGTATTAATGCGTGCAAGCCCAAACGTTGTGAGTCGCGAAGATCTAGAAAGCGCACTATGGGGTGACGATGCCCCCAACAGTAATACGTTAAAGGCACACATTTACTACTTACGTAAATCACTTGAACAAGCGCCTGGTATCAAGCTATTGCATACTGTTGCGGGCAAAGGTTGGGTGGTTAAAACAGAGCAATAA
- a CDS encoding regulatory protein ToxS gives MAQKSTPLAFSCVIITASIVIFPQESLYQFLLTTKQWQSHTQSFLETRQPPTRHEQQDTQKINQKSTQQDKLTKLHNEPTRYHINTASQMVFLPNKQYQKVTVVSYSSNNQKPNEFEYMETGTWSVSGQYIEANPSNISDNSLNNDIVNLLQRNNLLEIKTKQTYHMSVSLLKKPILKNLSFMPRAFY, from the coding sequence ATGGCTCAGAAGTCGACACCTCTCGCCTTCTCCTGTGTCATCATCACTGCATCAATCGTCATCTTCCCTCAAGAAAGCCTGTACCAATTTTTACTGACGACGAAGCAATGGCAATCCCATACCCAGTCATTCCTTGAGACTCGCCAGCCACCTACTCGCCATGAGCAACAAGACACTCAGAAAATAAATCAAAAAAGCACTCAACAAGATAAACTCACCAAACTGCACAATGAGCCAACCCGTTATCATATCAACACAGCAAGTCAGATGGTTTTCTTACCCAATAAGCAATACCAAAAAGTCACTGTGGTGAGCTATAGCAGCAATAATCAAAAGCCGAATGAATTTGAATACATGGAAACAGGCACTTGGTCTGTTAGCGGTCAGTATATTGAAGCAAACCCCAGTAATATTAGTGACAACAGCCTAAACAACGACATAGTAAATTTGCTACAGCGTAACAACTTACTTGAAATCAAAACGAAGCAAACCTACCACATGAGCGTGAGTCTTCTTAAAAAGCCAATATTGAAAAACCTGTCATTCATGCCACGTGCGTTTTATTAA
- a CDS encoding helix-turn-helix transcriptional regulator, translating into MSTDFPEFMNAKQVAEYLDLNEKKVYALANEGLLPCTKITGKWLFPKAMLDKWLLESCNNGVQNDRLLIAGSDDPLLQMIVGKMANQLGSTALVGYTSTGTRQGLAMLSKGHVDMCAIHWGNAEESGLRHPALLQQYPGHKNWVLIHAFERQQGLVVNPEVAQQFGDRELKPQDLLASRWRWALRQEGAGSMRALEEWLHNHAFNLSMLTKVDTCNSERELASAIARGQADVGCASQSTAGEFGLGFIPLCREAFELVIPKNIYFRTLQQQLLQQLEEMEIQVRGEQLGGYNFQRTGKQMWSAN; encoded by the coding sequence ATGAGTACCGACTTCCCAGAGTTCATGAACGCCAAGCAAGTGGCTGAATACCTTGATTTAAACGAAAAGAAAGTTTACGCGTTAGCTAATGAAGGTTTGCTGCCTTGTACCAAAATTACCGGTAAATGGCTTTTCCCCAAGGCAATGTTAGATAAGTGGCTACTTGAATCCTGCAATAACGGTGTTCAGAACGACCGCTTGTTAATTGCAGGCTCTGACGATCCGCTACTGCAAATGATTGTCGGAAAGATGGCCAACCAACTCGGCAGTACTGCGCTTGTGGGTTACACCTCGACAGGAACTCGACAAGGGCTAGCGATGCTCAGTAAAGGTCATGTTGATATGTGCGCCATCCACTGGGGCAATGCGGAAGAATCAGGGTTACGTCATCCTGCGTTATTGCAACAATACCCAGGGCATAAGAATTGGGTGTTAATCCATGCCTTTGAACGCCAGCAAGGTTTAGTGGTGAATCCAGAAGTCGCGCAGCAATTTGGGGATCGTGAGTTAAAGCCACAAGATCTACTCGCTTCTCGTTGGCGATGGGCGCTTCGCCAAGAAGGTGCAGGCAGTATGCGAGCTTTAGAGGAGTGGCTTCATAACCATGCGTTTAATCTCAGTATGCTTACCAAGGTAGATACCTGTAATTCCGAGCGTGAACTGGCGTCGGCGATTGCGCGAGGTCAAGCTGATGTGGGTTGTGCGAGCCAAAGTACCGCTGGCGAATTTGGTTTAGGCTTTATCCCGCTTTGCCGAGAAGCATTTGAACTTGTAATTCCTAAAAATATTTACTTCCGTACTCTGCAACAGCAGTTATTGCAGCAACTTGAAGAAATGGAAATTCAAGTGCGAGGTGAGCAACTTGGAGGGTATAACTTCCAACGTACGGGCAAACAAATGTGGAGTGCGAACTAA
- a CDS encoding DUF4198 domain-containing protein, with protein sequence MKKSNVVLASMLIAFSSMSFAGLKVVDSQNGAWVTVTDNGKPVADAVVSATNVPQSKNEFKTNEKGRVFVPLSMNHSKSVKYKAVTPEGKEMTRFAFHGKS encoded by the coding sequence ATGAAAAAGTCTAATGTCGTACTCGCATCAATGCTTATTGCTTTCTCCTCTATGTCTTTCGCTGGATTGAAGGTAGTTGACTCACAAAATGGAGCGTGGGTAACAGTGACAGATAATGGAAAGCCTGTAGCAGACGCTGTTGTATCAGCAACAAACGTGCCGCAAAGTAAGAATGAATTCAAAACGAACGAGAAAGGACGCGTATTTGTACCACTTTCAATGAATCATTCAAAATCAGTGAAGTACAAAGCGGTAACACCTGAAGGGAAAGAAATGACTCGTTTTGCTTTTCACGGTAAAAGCTAA
- a CDS encoding multidrug efflux RND transporter permease subunit — MSQFFINRPIFAWVIAILIILSGVIAIPKLAVERFPSVAPPSVSLYLSYPGASPQTLNDTVVSLIEREISGVKGLMYFKSSSDSNGSAEITATFNNGTNPEMAQVEIQNKLKAIEPRLPLSVRQTGIQVESSSSSTLMYVGLISPNGAFTEAELSDYMIRNITEELKRVPGVGRIQMFGAEFAMRIWIDPLKLNAFNLTVSDVTKAIQEQNVQISPGKVGDAPISLGQKTVVPLMAQGQLETPEAFRNIVLRSKSNGGSVLLGDVASVELGSQNYQYSNRENGKPSTSASVKLSPGANAIAASNGIRARLDELKQSMPEGMDYSITSDAAPFAKVSITKVVMTLFEAMVLVFFVMYLFLQNIRYTIIPAIVAPIALLGTFTVMLMFGFSINVFSMFGMVLAIGIIVDDAIVVVENVERVITETGVSAKKATQMAMKDIYGALIGITAVLSAVFIPMAFATGTVGLIFQQFSLAMSVSILFSAFLALTLTPALCATILKPHNEAHTHKGGFFGWFNKAFERFTNRYQGWVAKLVVRTGRMMVFYLVFVAVAVYAFGKIPSTFLPEEDQGYFLTSIQLPSDATQERTMKVVEKVESFVESREGVDANMSILGFSFSGSGAGSAFTITTLKDWKERNGTSTQQEVEALSTHLQDLNEGLVFSLLPTAIDGLGTSSNISFQLMDRSNSGYDKFQQVQSQFLQKARENSAFASVFFESLPETSGIKLKIDRKKAQALGVSFTSISETISTALGSNYVNDFPNKGRLQQVIIQANAESRMRLEDILKLSIRNDRGGMVYLSEFIEPVWKSTPLQLTRFNGIASVSVSVAPAEGISSGVAMAELEKIVASLPKGSTIEWTGLSRQEQQAESQTTMLLAFSMLVIFLVLSALYESWSTPLAVILVVPLGILGSIAAVMVANMPNDVFFKVGLVTIIGLSAKNAILIIEFAQIQRGLGKGLLEATIEASKMRLRPILMTSLAFTCGIIPLVIASGASSEIQNSIGTGVLGGMISGTVLAVFFVPVFFVFINELIEKYVRNNNSIEVKTDEDKLMNSLEVK, encoded by the coding sequence TTGTCTCAATTTTTTATTAATCGCCCCATTTTTGCTTGGGTGATAGCAATACTGATCATCCTGTCTGGTGTGATCGCCATTCCTAAGCTTGCCGTGGAGCGTTTTCCGAGTGTTGCTCCGCCAAGTGTTAGCTTGTACCTCTCGTATCCAGGCGCAAGCCCTCAAACCCTTAATGATACGGTAGTGTCTTTAATCGAACGTGAGATCTCTGGTGTTAAAGGCTTAATGTATTTTAAGTCGTCATCGGATTCGAACGGTAGTGCCGAAATTACAGCGACCTTTAATAACGGTACTAATCCCGAAATGGCACAAGTTGAAATTCAGAATAAGCTAAAAGCCATTGAACCGCGCTTACCGCTTTCTGTTCGTCAAACGGGTATTCAAGTCGAGTCGTCATCATCAAGCACTTTGATGTATGTTGGCTTGATTTCGCCGAATGGTGCGTTCACTGAAGCCGAACTTAGCGATTATATGATCCGAAATATCACCGAGGAGCTAAAACGTGTTCCTGGTGTTGGCCGTATTCAAATGTTTGGTGCCGAGTTTGCCATGCGTATTTGGATCGATCCGCTAAAACTCAATGCGTTCAACTTAACTGTTAGTGATGTAACCAAAGCGATTCAAGAACAGAACGTGCAAATATCACCGGGTAAGGTGGGTGATGCGCCAATCAGCCTTGGTCAAAAAACCGTTGTACCTTTAATGGCTCAAGGGCAATTAGAAACTCCTGAAGCCTTTCGCAACATTGTGCTGCGTTCAAAAAGTAATGGCGGCTCTGTTTTACTGGGGGATGTCGCAAGTGTTGAGCTAGGTTCTCAAAATTATCAATACTCAAACCGTGAGAATGGTAAGCCCTCAACGAGTGCATCAGTGAAGTTATCGCCGGGCGCCAATGCCATTGCTGCATCGAACGGTATCCGCGCGCGCTTAGATGAATTAAAGCAGTCTATGCCTGAAGGTATGGATTACAGTATTACGTCGGATGCAGCACCGTTTGCAAAAGTGTCGATTACAAAGGTTGTGATGACCTTGTTCGAGGCTATGGTGCTGGTGTTTTTTGTCATGTATCTCTTTTTACAGAATATCCGTTACACCATTATTCCTGCCATCGTTGCCCCCATTGCGCTATTAGGCACTTTTACGGTAATGCTGATGTTCGGTTTTTCCATCAATGTATTTTCGATGTTTGGTATGGTACTGGCCATTGGTATCATTGTAGATGATGCCATTGTGGTGGTCGAAAATGTTGAGCGTGTTATTACGGAAACGGGTGTATCGGCCAAGAAAGCCACACAAATGGCGATGAAAGATATATACGGTGCCTTGATTGGTATTACGGCCGTACTTTCTGCGGTCTTTATTCCAATGGCGTTTGCTACGGGTACGGTGGGGCTTATTTTCCAGCAATTTTCATTGGCAATGTCGGTATCGATTCTTTTCTCGGCTTTCTTGGCATTAACGCTGACACCTGCATTATGCGCCACGATATTAAAACCCCATAACGAAGCCCATACGCATAAAGGCGGCTTCTTTGGCTGGTTTAATAAAGCTTTCGAGCGGTTCACTAATCGTTACCAAGGCTGGGTTGCAAAGCTGGTGGTTCGCACTGGGCGAATGATGGTGTTTTATTTAGTGTTCGTGGCTGTTGCTGTCTACGCGTTTGGTAAAATCCCAAGCACCTTTTTGCCCGAAGAAGATCAAGGCTACTTCTTAACGTCTATTCAGCTACCGTCAGATGCGACACAAGAACGCACGATGAAAGTGGTTGAGAAGGTTGAGAGTTTTGTTGAGTCTCGTGAAGGGGTTGATGCGAATATGTCGATCCTTGGGTTTAGCTTTAGTGGTTCAGGTGCAGGCTCTGCGTTTACGATCACGACCCTAAAAGATTGGAAAGAACGCAATGGAACAAGTACACAGCAAGAAGTGGAGGCGCTATCAACGCATCTACAAGATCTTAACGAAGGTTTAGTGTTTAGCTTGTTGCCAACGGCCATTGATGGTTTAGGTACATCTTCGAACATTTCGTTTCAGCTAATGGATCGTTCAAACTCAGGCTATGACAAGTTCCAACAAGTACAAAGTCAATTCTTACAAAAAGCTCGTGAGAATAGTGCTTTTGCAAGTGTGTTCTTTGAATCCTTACCTGAAACGAGTGGTATAAAACTCAAGATAGACCGTAAAAAAGCACAAGCACTTGGTGTGTCTTTTACTTCAATCAGTGAAACGATTTCTACAGCGTTAGGTTCAAACTATGTAAATGATTTCCCGAATAAAGGCCGCTTACAGCAAGTGATTATTCAAGCGAATGCCGAATCCCGTATGCGTTTAGAAGATATATTGAAGCTCTCTATTCGCAATGATCGCGGTGGTATGGTGTATTTGTCCGAGTTTATAGAACCTGTCTGGAAAAGTACGCCGCTACAATTAACCCGCTTTAATGGTATCGCGTCTGTCTCTGTGTCGGTTGCACCCGCAGAAGGCATTTCAAGTGGCGTGGCAATGGCTGAGCTTGAGAAGATTGTGGCAAGTTTACCTAAAGGCAGCACAATAGAATGGACAGGCTTATCGCGCCAAGAGCAACAAGCGGAATCGCAAACAACCATGTTGCTAGCCTTTTCTATGTTGGTCATTTTCCTTGTGCTGTCAGCGTTATACGAGAGCTGGTCGACACCGTTAGCGGTTATTCTGGTTGTGCCGCTTGGTATTCTTGGCTCGATTGCTGCTGTGATGGTTGCCAATATGCCAAATGATGTATTTTTCAAAGTGGGTTTGGTTACCATCATAGGTCTGTCGGCCAAGAATGCGATTCTGATCATCGAGTTTGCTCAGATACAAAGAGGCTTAGGAAAAGGATTGCTGGAAGCGACAATTGAGGCCTCGAAGATGCGTTTACGTCCTATCTTGATGACCTCATTAGCATTTACTTGCGGTATTATTCCACTCGTTATTGCGTCAGGCGCAAGTTCGGAGATCCAGAACTCGATTGGAACAGGGGTCTTGGGGGGAATGATCAGTGGTACGGTACTGGCTGTATTCTTTGTGCCTGTGTTCTTTGTGTTTATTAATGAGCTAATTGAAAAGTACGTGCGAAACAATAATTCAATCGAAGTGAAGACAGATGAAGATAAATTAATGAACTCACTAGAAGTAAAATAA